Proteins encoded together in one Glandiceps talaboti chromosome 11, keGlaTala1.1, whole genome shotgun sequence window:
- the LOC144442109 gene encoding BTB/POZ domain-containing protein KCTD6-like: MEEAAANVEECVNLNVGGQMYTTSRSTLTRFPESMLGAMFSDRMPTKRDDRGNYVIDGDGKLFRYVLNFLRRSKLTLPDDFKELDMLADEADFYQITELIEFIDSLKMDREDMKKRDELPQEYEFLEVEFECANGQYIIFGAASVLENIPLLVTHYKDLGNWGVKSRLEEYGLSLPRGTRTAKPIDRVKLFREITHQGFELRCTSSCGGDDRATDRWTFCRKVPK; encoded by the coding sequence ATGGAAGAGGCCGCAGCAAACGTCGAAGAATGCGTAAACCTGAACGTCGGTGGTCAAATGTATACAACATCGCGATCAACGCTGACAAGATTTCCCGAGTCGATGCTGGGAGCGATGTTCAGCGATCGAATGCCAACAAAAAGAGATGATCGAGGAAATTATGTGATCGATGGAGACGGCAAGCTGTTTCGATACGTTTTGAATTTTCTGCGACGGTCGAAATTAACCCTACCTGATGATTTCAAGGAATTGGATATGCTCGCAGACGAGGCTGATTTCTACCAAATAACAGAGCTCATAGAATTCATTGACAGTCTTAAGATGGATAGAGAGGACATGAAGAAAAGAGACGAACTTCCTCAAGAATATGAATTTCTCGAAGTCGAGTTTGAATGTGCAAACGGGCAGTACATAATATTTGGTGCTGCATCAGTCCTGGAAAATATCCCGTTGTTAGTCACTCACTACAAAGATCTTGGGAATTGGGGTGTGAAGAGTCGGCTTGAGGAGTACGGGCTTTCTCTACCACGTGGGACACGCACTGCTAAACCGATTGATAGAGTGAAACTGTTCCGGGAGATAACTCATCAAGGTTTTGAGCTGAGATGCACGTCATCATGTGGAGGAGATGATAGAGCCACAGACAGGTGGACATTCTGCCGTAAAGTACCAAAGTGA